From one Humulus lupulus chromosome 8, drHumLupu1.1, whole genome shotgun sequence genomic stretch:
- the LOC133796880 gene encoding RING-H2 finger protein ATL67-like, which produces MSSSSSATAAASANSSSTNYFTNLGLGYPIAIALGFLVLLSILLLASYICCRSASSSSHRHRHTSSSSLPRNPNPNSDGVILPRIIFVAEDDDEDEDGRRDLDENSVIGLDQCVINSYPKFPYERDVASIKESTCSICLCEYKESEMLRMMPECRHYFHLCCLDAWLKLNGSCPVCRNSPLPTPLSTPLQEVVPLSQFAADRRRSR; this is translated from the coding sequence atgtcctcctcttcctccgCCACCGCCGCTGCCTCTGCGAATTCCTCCTCAACCAACTACTTCACCAATCTCGGCCTCGGTTATCCTATTGCCATCGCCCTCGGCTTCCTCGTCCTACTCTCCATTCTTCTCCTCGCTTCCTACATCTGCTGCCGAAGTGCCTCATCCTCTTCCCATCGCCATCGTCATACTTCCTCCTCTTCTCTCCCCCGAAACCCTAACCCTAATTCCGACGGCGTGATTCTACCGAGAATCATCTTCGTCGCTGAGGATGACGACGAAGATGAAGACGGTCGCCGTGACCTCGACGAAAACTCCGTCATCGGACTCGACCAATGCGTTATCAATTCGTACCCAAAATTTCCGTACGAGAGGGACGTTGCGAGCATCAAGGAGTCCACCTGTTCGATCTGTCTTTGCGAGTATAAGGAATCCGAGATGCTCAGGATGATGCCCGAGTGTCGCCACTACTTCCACCTATGCTGCCTTGACGCATGGCTCAAGCTCAACGGCTCTTGTCCTGTCTGCCGTAACTCGCCGTTACCCACGCCGTTATCCACTCCTTTGCAGGAAGTTGTCCCTCTTTCACAGTTTGCCGCTGACCGTCGACGGAGTAGGTGA
- the LOC133796879 gene encoding probable methyltransferase At1g29790 — protein sequence MAKQSVALKLGTWRGIHSSLILLGTLSLLILVATFSKVYSFRLLLLSNTVCNQEPSRSQIRTQIQVRETLDKVIKKIQTEIQEIQNRPTTESSMKQNSFLADILGLIESVQVSLPEIQENSQLNPPINQSHHLLGSKQLSDEPENHFLIEEIRKYVKMKPNRLGKQNFMGANGTFTSIGHACFAMRKDLEEYMDYDVGDFCNDDWKLAQKLMVHGCDPLPRRRCFSRAPQLYDKPFPIEESMWKLPNNRNVRWSQYRCKNFTCLAANSTGKGFFKCADCFDLSNHEMPRWVKLENPNENTSDFLAHQVLELKPGEIRIGLDFSVGTGTFAARMRELNVTIVTATINFGAPFSEMIALRGLVPLYLTINQRLPFFENTLDLIHTTRFLDGWIDFVLLDFVLYDWDRVLRPGGLLWIDSFFCLKEDLDDYLESFKMLRYKKHKWVIVPKLDKDDREVFFSAVLEKPPRPFRS from the exons ATGGCAAAGCAAAGTGTTGCATTGAAGTTAGGAACATGGAGAGGAATTCACAGTTCACTCATACTACTGGGCACGCTTAGTCTTCTCATTTTGGTCGCCACTTTCTCCAAAGTCTACTCTTTCAGATTACTCCTTCTATCTAATACCGTATGCAATCAAGAACCCAGCCGAAGCCAAATCAGGACCCAAATCCAAGTTCGAGAAACTCTTGATAAAGTTATTAAGAAGATCCAGACAGAGATTCAGGAGATTCAAAATAGACCAACTACAGAGTCTTCAATGAAACAAAATTCATTTTTGGCGGATATATTGGGTCTTATCGAGTCAGTTCAAGTATCTTTGCCTGAGATTCAAGAGAATTCTCAACTCAACCCTCCCATCAATCAAAGCCATCATTTGTTAGGATCCAAGCAACTATCTGATGAGCCAGAGAATCATTTTTTGATCGAAGAGATTCGTAAGTACGTGAAGATGAAACCCAATAGGCTAGGGAAGCAGAATTTCATGGGGGCTAATGGAACTTTTACAAGCATTGGCCATGCTTGTTTCGCCATGAGAAAAGACCTCGAAGAGTACATGGATTATGACGTTGGTGATTTCTGCAACGATGACTGGAAACTAGCCCAGAAGCTGATGGTTCATGGCTGTGACCCGCTACCTCGAAGGAGATGCTTCTCCAGAGCCCCGCAGCTATACGACAAGCCGTTTCCCATAGAAGAGTCGATGTGGAAGCTCCCAAACAACAGAAATGTCCGGTGGAGTCAGTACCGATGCAAGAACTTTACCTGCCTAGCGGCCAATTCCACTGGAAAGGGGTTCTTCAAGTGCGCAGATTGCTTCGATCTCTCGAATCACGAGATGCCCAGATGGGTTAAACTAGAGAATCCGAATGAAAACACTTCAGATTTTCTTGCACACCAAGTGCTCGAGCTAAAGCCTGGGGAGATTAGAATTGGATTGGATTTCAGCGTTGGGACTGGAACTTTTGCAGCCAGGATGAGAGAATTGAACGTGACTATAGTTACGGCTACTATCAATTTCGGGGCACCCTTTAGTGAGATGATAGCTCTTCGGGGACTGGTCCCACTCTACTTGACGATAAATCAACGGCTGCCCTTCTTTGAAAACACTCTTGATTTGATCCATACCACAAGATTTTTAGATGGGTGGATTGATTTTGTGCTGCTGGATTTTGTTTTGTATGATTGGGACAGAGTGCTTAGGCCGGGGGGTCTCCTGTGGATTGATAGCTTCTTTTGTTTGAAGGAGGATTTGGATGACTATTTGGAGTCGTTTAAGATGTTAAGATATAAGAAGCATAAGTGGGTTATAGTACCAAAACTTGATAAGGATGATCGAGAGGTTTTCTTTTCTGCTGTACTTGAAAAACCGCCCAGACCATTTCG AAGCTGA